One genomic window of Halictus rubicundus isolate RS-2024b chromosome 12, iyHalRubi1_principal, whole genome shotgun sequence includes the following:
- the Dom gene encoding domino helicase isoform X2: MSDKQSAPILPPLNGGGGNNGGSNGGTPQQTVSLQQVLATAQGLNVLTTGAGQQFVITSQVPGLTQVIPSSATTNSNIQQVGVTRLVNISGTPPRASTVGVAGASGSPLPSPSRQNSPKVVLATSPKLVRTSIGNMFVAPTSQPSMQSPPARKKLKLADSTEKPIMCVDDAVGYRRRIMEHKMKRMRAIREKYSENASELFFLHAGGNMMDFQAWRKRQPTPQYLHFLRQHRLDPDDDDEDLTVPLPAISEIPLTPTVTPTGSSIVSVNQCAEVKISSMNVTPVAVSTTLPAAVAQLNQQGSAPVVPSSPKQITTTVAASASAAATSASAAPVADKLSTTVTTVTTTTTTTTSTITVISTPIPTPIITATITTTAPKMSTAPTSTPSQPVVKLVKLPASNSTTSDMANNQEQIVEKAKQEAYVMQRIAELQREGLWSERRLPKVQEPPRTKAHWDYLLEEMVWLAADFAQERKWKKAAAKKCARMVQKYFQEKAIQAQKAEKSQELRLKKIASFIAKEIKTFWTNVEKLVEYKQQTRLEEKRKQALDQHLNFIVGQTEKYSTWLTEGLNKTDGPQSIPASINSSRISSPVPPGKSHSDEDFQPNQSSDDDEETIAKAEEELKSITNHKEEVELLKRESEIPLEDLLKDLPPDYLEDRKKNLSPSKEVANEAHNEKTTDGDTDFVAASDESSDEEETIMEQEKLEENTDYKQELDDLKAENDMSIDELMAKYGNMSDTPMDVDQEPDSDKESTKEEEGQENDEESISSENESEESDNEVGEQESQTQSDNDADVGLKSLLEDISMEKSVDEKTAKIDHSNAHDEMDNVAALAESIQPKGNTLLTTSVVTKIPFLLKHSLREYQHIGLDWLVTMYDRKLNGILADEMGLGKTIQTIALLAHLACEKGNWGPHLVIVPTSVMLNWEMECKKWCPGFKILTYYGTQKERKQKRTGWTKPNAFHICITSYKLVIQDHQSFRRKKWKYLILDEAQNIKNFKSQRWQLLLNFQTQRRLLLTGTPLQNNLMELWSLMHFLMPNVFQSHREFKEWFSNPVTGMIEGNSEYNENIIRRLHKVLRPFLLRRLKTEVEKQLPKKYEHVLMCRLSKRQRYLYDDFMSRAKTKETLASGNLLSVINVLMQLRKVCNHPNLFEVRPTVSPFQMEAIEYVTASLVWSVLDYDPFKHIDLSSMNLLLCDLELSLTAFVAHRVRRLQTPRKLIEEIDSQPDPPPRCPPGKIKINVRLSNQAKPPSTPQQTQTKLKNFTGILPTTRVGTSPLIKTINNQSTAGQGVTLRVSGGQQLQGYSVQLVQHQGSVKAIPVGTLAHNPQSTTVTPSTAATNAQRITVGNANIKDGLQRLTTQTVTVKQVSFPVISPSGQRLTVLSKSLMGLTTSAGTVNKVVGGVVTTSSGTSGRPVMRVPPLNVTGSQAAQPSTGNGQSPQQSIRCGIVTRHAQKESEKAQIKERPKSEFYLPQLEEERKQRRQAKLRLLTNINERRCAACPLYGEDLFMALRIGKPSTACRWHNGWVHCATTKENVRTRRQFFSRTEALAEAINSTEQIVEELKEVFERFVVHVPAVCAPTPRFHVSHPPPHKLFAQKRMQMALQRHLSPKFALFHPVASAMMTQFPDPRLIQYDCGKLQSLDRLLRKLKSDNHRVLIFTQMTRMLDVLEAFLNFHGHIYLRLDGTTRVDQRQVLMERFNGDKRIFCFILSTRSGGVGVNLTGADTVIFYDSDWNPTMDAQAQDRCHRIGQTRDVHIYRLVSEKTVEENILKKANQKRLLGDLAIEGGNFTTAYFKSSTIQDLFNIDQTENDASARMAEVLEQNKDREKFLQKDVPSQGTDDKVAMGALESALAAAEEDLDVQAAKTAKAEAVADLAEFDENIPLDEAEKDDMQVSKAELEVQNLVSQLTPIERYAMKFVEESEGAFSAAQLAAAERELEEQKKEWELDRLRALREEEERRMRLADDDEKPLTFGREDAQNQVNNASNSKKLVSKKLPANSRGRRRRIGGSRRNNSKSAQESESESETTTESESESQEDVVEDSLDEESSHTESQSQGDEDEEEEEDEANDSERGGYPKRKNRSNKSFSQNHFDLNSPRTRSRGNVKINLWTLDVSPILPGIKPKCRGRASNMRKQRELEMRMKAEESFVPPLPPSSSSPKKLNTTGRSDDEFRPANPKMEEPTNSKLSSSRGATEVVENRKVIANHCDVAAASSSKENGKNDTEKEKDESDLVSNSVETEAACTRLDESASSGDQEEIDEKADDEETQDRIDLSAHESAERNNCTDEASSSGDAADVSLLSQTGSSCSSAAESGTLKMISDSDLIEEINVSENSLSTSSLKSKSVFPEEKNGLNETVAKSAADKTTDSTFETGSDMVSEDTSDKKPDSPVETNERSNESADSDAKNESADDNVSTSVIETCSSQKIGSEEEEEGREETVTEEEEVEKVTEKEESCSKSNDEETKSDDNKPTGCSTDISEPDDKVESSDSTLENKLKSRKTETVSYRVTTRSGKINFTVEVTESKDTDSESTFAESSVPKHNEQNENLMIVKKEAGKMALIRRPDTPRPSEQGRITRSSAGRSLTPPPSISPSRSLQRRHQADIPLSEGLKLSPRPVTRSSSSVNSPVRNEEQQQNVSSYEKPTTRSSKSLDNGFLSPMPFRRSSSIPPMKPSEVKDNNAGSPTAKPKKSLVNEAIVVVEPLDANIVKRRPDTPVPTFEQMSRVTRSGLNFTINSGKSSSSPNHVAAPFRSTKHVRKTDAEAKSQEESSPSTDSNGNAVASEDFGKQDDSGFTEMNEKPQRTAKVVAILTLDTRSNHSGGKASCSAKTTNSSGDGKTSNLVKKNDSTAPTADKNCLLRISDVTSNCKLDGWCGSELDNAPAVITNVASTYASGKTTKATVSKAGSPLNAKRKMETLLPVIALVDLDNDPNYDSSDGSKRLRRKIKRSRVTSFAKPLAGKMVEIEDKLDEQEEQIPPTKKSIRSQLSPSSSSSTPPPPTPSQTAQLGKISSGTVS, from the exons ATGAGCGATAAGCAGTCTGCACCTATTTTGCCACCCCTTAATGGGGGTGGAGGAAACAATGGGGGAAGCAATGGTGGTACACCGCAACAAACTGTTAGTTTGCAGCAAGTACTTGCCACAGCTCAGGGTCTCAATGTCCTCACCACAGGTGCTGGACAGCAGTTTGTTATTACTTCCCAGGTTCCTGGTCTCACACAG GTTATACCAAGCAGTGCGACAACAAATTCTAATATTCAACAAGTCGGAGTTACAAGACTTGTTAATATTAGCGGTACTCCACCACGTGCGAGTACCGTGGGAGTTGCAGGAGCTAGCGGTTCACCTCTTCCTTCTCCCTCTCGTCAGAATTCACCTAAAGTTGTTCTAGCAACGTCCCCAAAACTTGTTAGAACTTCCATCGGCAACATGTTTGTTGCTCCAACGTCTCAACCTTCTATGCAATCGCCGCCAGCAAGGAAAAAGTTGAAATTAGCAGACTCTACAGAGAAGCCTATTATGTGTGTCGACGATGCAGTAGGCTACAGGAGAAGAATTATGGAACATAAGATGAAGAGGATGCGTGCGATAAGAGAGAAATACTCAGAGAACGCATCCGAGTTGTTCTTTCTGCATGCTGGTGGCAATATGATGGACTTTCAAGCATGGAGGAAGAGACAACCAACGCCTCAGTATCTGCATTTTTTACGGCAACATAGATTAGAtccagacgacgacgacgaagattTAACAGTGCCACTGCCAGCAATATCAGAAATTCCATTAACGCCGACTGTTACACCGACCGGCTCTTCGATAGTTTCTGTGAATCAGTGTGCCGAAGTAAAAATTTCTAGTATGAACGTCACGCCAGTTGCAGTGTCTACAACCCTACCTGCTGCAGTAGCTCAACTTAACCAGCAAG GTAGTGCACCGGTAGTTCCAAGTTCTCCGAAACAAATAACAACTACAGTAGCAGCATCAGCATCGGCGGCAGCGACATCAGCATCAGCAGCCCCAGTCGCAGACAAACTGTCCACAACAGTTACAACGGTCACAACAACCACAACAACCACCACATCGACTATAACAGTTATTTCTACTCCTATTCCTACTCCTATCATTACCGCAACGATTACTACCACAGCACCAAAAATGTCTACTGCGCCTACCAGTACTCCCTCTCAACCAGTTGTGAAGCTCGTTAAATTACCCGCCTCTAATTCAACAACAAGCGACATGGCGAATAATCAGGAACAAATTGTAGAAAAGGCGAAACAG GAGGCGTACGTTATGCAGAGGATTGCCGAGTTGCAGCGGGAAGGATTATGGTCGGAGAGGAGATTGCCTAAAGTGCAAGAACCGCCTCGCACGAAAGCTCATTGGGATTACTTGTTGGAGGAGATGGTCTGGTTGGCTGCTGATTTTGCTCAAGAACGGAAGTGGAAGAAGGCCGCGGCGAAAAAGTGCGCGCGCATGGTTCAGAAGTACTTCCAGGAGAAAGCGATTCAAGCGCAGAAAGCCGAGAAGTCGCAAGAGCTCAGGCTAAAGAAGATCGCCAGTTTCATAGCCAAAGAGATCAAAACATTCTGGACGAACGTGGAAAAG TTGGTGGAGTACAAACAACAAACAAGGCtggaagagaaaagaaaacaagCGCTGGATCAACATTTAAACTTTATCGTTGGACAAACGGAGAAATATTCGACGTGGTTGACAGAGGGGCTTAACAAAACTGACGGTCCTCAAAGTATACCGGCATCCATTAATAGTTCACGAATATCTTCTCCAGTTCCGCCCGGAAAATCTCATTCTGATG AGGACTTTCAACCGAATCAAAGCTCGGATGACGACGAAGAAACCATTGCAAAGGCGGAAGAAGAATTAAAATCTATAACGAATCATAAAGAAGAGGTTGAATTGTTGAAGAGAGAATCGGAAATTCCGTTGGAAGACCTCCTGAAGGATTTGCCACCCGATTACTTAGAAGatagaaagaaaaatttgtccCCGTCGAAAGAAGTTGCGAACGAA GCCCACAATGAAAAGACCACCGATGGTGATACAGATTTTGTTGCGGCATCGGATGAATCTTCGGACGAAGAAGAAACTATAATGGAACAAGAGAAATTGGAAGAGAATACGGATTACAAACAGGAACTGGATGATCTCAAA GCTGAAAATGATATGTCTATCGATGAACTTATGGCGAAATATGGCAACATGTCGGACACTCCAATGGATGTTGATCAAGAACCAG ATTCGGATAAAGAAAGCACAAAAGAGGAGGAGGGACAGGAGAACGACGAGGAGTCTATCAGCAGTGAAAACGAAAGCGAAGAAAGTGACAATGAAGTTGGCGAACAGGAGTCTCAAACGCAAAGCGACAATGATGCTGATGTCGGGCTCAAATCGCTTTTGGAAGATATCTCTATGGAAAAATCTGTGGACGAAAAG ACTGCTAAAATAGATCATTCGAACGCTCACGATGAAATGGACAACGTGGCTGCATTGGCAGAAAGTATCCAACCGAAGGGAAACACTTTACTGACTACTAGC GTTGTTACAAAAATTCCGTTCCTCTTGAAACACTCTCTTCGGGAATATCAACACATTGGATTGGATTGGCTCGTAACTATGTACGACAGGAAATTAAACGGTATTTTGGCAGACGAAATGGGTTTGGGTAAAACGATACAAACGATTGCCTTACTCGCGCACTTGGCATGCGAGAAAGGTAATTGGGGCCCACATCTTGTAATAGTACCAACCTCTGTGATGCTTAATTGGGAAATGGAATGCAAAAAATGGTGTCCCGGTTTCAAGATTTTAACATACTACGGAAcgcagaaagaaagaaaacagaaaagaaCAG GTTGGACAAAACCCAATGCTTTCCACATCTGTATCACGTCATATAAATTAGTTATTCAAGACCATCAAAGCTTTCGAAGGAAAAAGTGGAAGTATCTCATATTGGACGAAGctcaaaatatcaaaaattttaaaTCGCAAAGATGGCAGTTGTTGTTGAATTTTCAGACGCAGCG GCGACTGTTGCTTACTGGCACGCCGCTTCAAAATAATCTTATGGAACTGTGGTCTCTGATGCATTTTTTAATGCCGAATGTATTTCAGTCGCACAGAGAGTTCAAAGAATGGTTCAGCAACCCCGTCACAGGCATGATCGAAGGGAACAGTGAATACAATGAAAACATTATCCGTCGTCTGCATAAG GTTTTACGGCCGTTTTTGTTGCGAAGATTGAAAACAGAAGTAGAAAAACAATTGCCGAAAAAATACGAACATGTTCTGATGTGCCGGTTGTCGAAACGACAGCGATATCTGTACGATGATTTCATGTCCAGAGCAAA GACAAAGGAGACTTTGGCTAGCGGTAATCTGTTGAGCGTGATCAACGTGTTGATGCAGTTACGCAAAGTGTGTAATCATCCAAACTTGTTCGAAGTGAGACCGACGGTGTCACCGTTTCAAATGGAAGCTATCGAATATGTTACGGCTTCGTTGGTGTGGAGTGTTCTTGATTACGATCCATTTAAG CATATCGACTTATCTAGTATGAATCTTCTTCTATGCGATTTGGAGCTGTCGCTTACCGCGTTCGTTGCGCATAGAGTAAGGCGATTGCAAACACCTCGAAAGCTTATAGAGGAAATCGACAGTCAACCGGACCCACCGCCGAGATGTCCGCCTGGGAAAATTAAAATCAACGTTAGACTATCTAATCAAGCCAAACCACCGTCTACACCGCAGCAAActcaaacgaaattaaaaaactttacTGGAATCTTACCCACTACTCGTGTTGGAACGTCTCCCTTAATTAAAACGATAAATAATCAAAGCACTGCGGGACAAG GTGTTACTTTAAGGGTATCGGGTGGTCAACAGTTACAGGGATACTCGGTTCAATTGGTTCAGCATCAGGGTAGCGTGAAGG CCATCCCTGTTGGAACACTAGCACATAACCCACAAAGTACAACAGTGACACCAAGTACAGCAGCAACGAATGCACAGAGGATTACAGTAGGGAATGCGAATATCAAAGATGGACTGCAACGACTAACCACGCAGACAGTCACAGTTAAACAAG TCTCGTTTCCAGTAATATCGCCGAGTGGACAACGTTTGACGGTTTTGTCGAAGTCTTTGATGGGCCTAACCACTTCGGCGGGTACGGTGAACAAAGTTGTAGGAGGAGTGGTAACGACGTCGAGTGGAACCAGCGGAAGACCCGTGATGAGAGTACCACCTCTGAATGTGACTGGTTCCCAGGCAGCACAGCCTTCGACTGGCAATGGGCAATCTCCTCAGCAGTCGATTCGCTGCGGCATTGTTACTAGACACGCACAAAAGGAGTCTGAGAAGGCACAAATCAAGGAACGTCCAAAGTCCGAATTTTATTTG CCGCAGTTGGAGGAGGAACGAAAGCAAAGGAGGCAAGCCAAGCTCCGTCTTCTTACGAATATCAATGAAAGAAGATGCGCAGCGTGTCCTCTCTACGGGGAGGATCTGTTCATGGCGTTGAGGATCGGCAAACCGTCTACAGCATGTCGATGGCACAACGGTTGGGTTCATTGCGCAACCACCAAGGAAAACGTTCGTACCCGCAGGCAATTCTTTTCTCGTACCGAAGCACTCGCGGAAGCGATCAACAGTACAGAGCAGATTGTTGAAGAACTCAAGGAAGTTTTCGAAAG GTTTGTTGTTCATGTTCCTGCTGTGTGCGCACCCACACCACGTTTTCATGTTTCTCATCCACCCCCACACAAACTGTTCGCCCAGAAGCGTATGCAAATGGCGCTGCAACGTCATCTGTCGCCGAAATTCGCGTTGTTCCATCCAGTAGCTAGTGCAATGATGACTCAGTTCCCAGATCCCCGACTGATACAGTACGACTGTGGCAAACTGCAATCCTTGGATCGACTTCTTAGGAAGCTTAAGTCAGACAACCATAGAGTTTTAATTTTTACACAAATGACAAGAATGTTGGACGTTTTAGAAGCTTTCCTTAATTTCCACGGCCATATATATTTGCGTTTAGACGGTACTACCAGGGTGGATCAACGACAG GTTTTGATGGAAAGATTCAACGGCGACAAACGGATATTCTGTTTCATCCTGTCGACTAGATCTGGTGGTGTGGGCGTCAATCTTACAGGCGCCGATACCGTTATATTTTATGACAGCGATTGGAATCCCACCATGGATGCCCAAGCACAGGATAGGTGTCATAGAATAGGCCAAACACGGGATGTACATATCTACAG GTTAGTAAGCGAAAAGACTGTggaagaaaatattctaaagAAGGCCAATCAGAAGCGATTGCTCGGAGATTTGGCCATCGAGGGTGGCAACTTCACGACTGCTTACTTTAAGAGC TCTACCATCCAAGATCTCTTCAACATCGATCAAACGGAGAACGATGCTTCGGCGCGAATGGCAGAGGTGTTGGAACAGAACAAGGATCGTGAGAAGTTTCTGCAGAAGGATGTTCCAAGTCAGGGCACGGACGACAAGGTGGCTATGGGTGCGTTGGAAAGCGCACTCGCCGCTGCTGAGGAGGACCTCGACGTCCAAGCGGCGAAAACTGCCAAGGCGGAAGCTGTTGCTGATTTGGCAGAGTTTGACGAGAACATACCTTTGGACGAGGCGGAGAAGGACGACATGCAAGTCAGCAAAGCCGAGCTTGAAGTGCAGAACCTTGTGTCACAG CTCACGCCGATAGAACGGTACGCGATGAAGTTCGTCGAGGAGTCCGAGGGTGCGTTCTCAGCGGCTCAGCTCGCAGCTGCGGAACGTGAGCTGGAAGAACAGAAGAAAGAGTGGGAGCTGGATCGGCTGCGAGCGTTGCGCGAGGAGGAAGAGAGGCGGATGAGGTtggccgacgacgacgagaaaCCCTTAACGTTCGGCCGCGAGGATGCGCAGAATCAGGTTAATAATGCTAGTAATTCTAAGAAGTTAGTCAGTAAGAAACTGCCGGCGAATAGTAGgggtaggaggaggaggataggaGGGTCGCGTAGAAACAACAGTAAAAGTGCTCAGGAGTCGGAAAGTGAAAGCGAGACCACCACGGAGTCCGAGTCGGAATCGCAAGAGGACGTCGTGGAGGACAGCCTCGACGAGGAGTCGAGTCACACGGAGAGTCAGAGCCAGGGagacgaggacgaggaggaagaggaggacgaAGCGAATGACTCCGAGCGAGGAGGATACCCGAAGCGTAAAAACCGTTCGAACAAATCGTTCAGTCAGAATCATTTCGATCTGAACAGTCCCCGGACCCGGTCCAGAGGGAATGTCAAGATCAACTTGTGGACGTTGGACGTGAGCCCGATCTTGCCGGGCATAAAGCCGAAGTGCCGAGGCAGGGCCAGCAACATGAGGAAGCAGAGGGAGTTGGAGATGAGAATGAAGGCGGAGGAGAGTTTCGTGCCGCCTCTGCCGCCGTCCTCGTCGAGTCCGAAGAAGCTGAACACCACCGGTAGGTCCGACGACGAGTTCAGGCCCGCGAATCCGAAAATGGAGGAGCCGACGAACAGCAAGCTTTCGTCCAGCAGAGGTGCAACCGAGGTCGTTGAGAATCGTAAGGTCATCGCGAATCATTGCGACGTCGCCGCCGCGTCTTCGTCGAAGGAGAACGGTAAAAACGATACGGAAAAGGAGAAAGACGAATCGGACCTGGTTTCAAATTCTGTGGAAACAGAAGCAGCGTGTACTCGGTTGGACGAATCGGCATCAAGCGGGGACCAGGAGGAAATCGACGAGAAGGCCGACGACGAGGAGACGCAGGATCGAATCGATTTGTCTGCGCACGAATCTGCCGAGCGGAATAATTGTACGGACGAAGCGAGTTCCAGCGGGGACGCCGCTGATGTTAGTCTTCTTTCGCAGACTGGTAGCTCGTGCTCGTCCGCGGCAGAGTCGGGTACCTTGAAAATGATTTCGGACTCGGATCTGATCGAAGAGATAAACGTCTCGGAGAACTCGTTGAGCACCTCTTCGTTGAAGAGCAAGTCGGTCTTCCCAGAGGAAAAGAACGGTTTGAACGAAACCGTCGCGAAATCGGCGGCGGATAAGACGACTGACTCGACTTTCGAAACAGGAAGCGACATGGTTAGCGAGGACACGAGCGACAAAAAGCCAGACAGTCCTgtcgaaacgaacgaacgatcCAACGAAAGCGCGGACTCGGACGCGAAGAACGAGTCCGCGGATGATAACGTGTCCACATCTGTGATAGAAACATGCTCTAGTCAGAAGATCGGtagcgaagaagaagaggaaggaaGAGAAGAAACAGTAACAGAAGAAGAGGAAGTAGAAAAAGTAACCGAAAAAGAGGAAAGCTGTTCTAAATCGAACGACGAAGAGACGAAAAGCGACGACAATAAACCGACTGGTTGTTCCACAGACATCTCCGAACCGGACGACAAAGTCGAGTCTTCTGATTCTACTTTAGAAAACAAGCTGAAGTCTCGCAAAACGGAAACCGTGTCCTACAGAGTAACTACGCGAAGCGGTAAGATCAATTTCACGGTGGAGGTCACCGAAAGCAAGGACACGGACAGCGAATCTACCTTCGCCGAGTCGAGCGTGCCGAAGCACAATGAACAGAACGAGAATTTAATGATCGTCAAGAAGGAAGCTGGTAAGATGGCACTGATAAGGAGACCGGACACGCCAAGACCTTCGGAGCAAGGTAGAATCACCAGATCGAGCGCCGGCCGGTCGCTAACGCCTCCGCCGAGCATCAGTCCTTCGAGATCGCTCCAGAGAAGACACCAAGCGGACATTCCACTGTCGGAGGGCTTGAAGTTATCTCCCAGGCCAGTGACCAGGTCCTCGTCGAGCGTAAACTCCCCGGTAAGGAACGAGGAGCAGCAGCAGAATGTCTCGTCTTACGAGAAACCGACCACGAGGAGTTCGAAATCGTTGGACAACGGTTTCTTGAGCCCCATGCCGTTTCGTCGGAGCAGTTCGATACCGCCAATGAAGCCGTCGGAGGTCAAGGACAACAACGCCGGCAGTCCTACCGCGAAGCCTAAGAAGAGCTTGGTCAACGAggccatcgtcgtcgtcgagccACTGGACGCGAATATCGTGAAGAGACGACCGGACACGCCGGTCCCGACATTCGAGCAGATGTCGAGGGTCACGCGATCCGGCCTGAACTTCACCATCAACTCTGGCAAGTCCTCCTCCAGCCCGAACCACGTGGCCGCCCCTTTCAGAAGCACGAAACACGTGCGGAAGACGGACGCGGAGGCGAAGTCGCAGGAGGAGTCGTCTCCCAGCACGGATTCGAACGGGAACGCGGTCGCCTCCGAGGACTTTGGGAAACAGGACGACTCGGGATTCACGGAGATGAACGAGAAGCCGCAGCGCACGGCGAAGGTGGTCGCGATCCTCACGCTGGACACCAGGAGCAACCACAGCGGTGGCAAGGCCTCGTGTTCCGCGAAGACGACCAACTCCTCCGGCGACGGTAAAACCAGCAACCTCGTCAAGAAGAACGACTCCACCGCGCCGACGGCGGACAAGAACTGTCTTCTCAGAATCTCCGACGTGACGTCGAACTGCAAACTGGACGGCTGGTGCGGCTCCGAGCTTGACAATGCACCCGCGGTGATCACGAACGTGGCCAGTACTTACGCTTCCGGCAAGACGACAAAAGCGACAGTGAGCAAGGCCGGATCGCCGTTGAACGCCAAGCGCAAGATGGAGACCTTGCTGCCTGTGATCGCGCTGGTGGATCTGGATAACGATCCGAACTATGACTCGTCGGACGGGTCGAAGAGATTGCGTCGGAAGATCAAAAGGAGCCGGGTGACCTCGTTCGCGAAGCCCCTCGCCGGCAAAATGGTGGAGATCGAGGACAAGCTGGACGAACAGGAAGAACAGATACCACCGACCAAGAAGTCGATCCGATCTCAGCTCTCGCCATCGTCGTCCTCTTctactcctcctcctcctactccGTCGCAGACGGCGCAGTTGGGAAAGATTAGCAGCGGCACCGTGTCTTGA